One genomic segment of Streptococcus salivarius includes these proteins:
- a CDS encoding cation diffusion facilitator family transporter gives MTTYENLRAARRGPIVSIAAYVLLTIAKLLAGHFLNSSSLIADGFNNLSDILGNVALLIGLHLASQPADADHRFGHWKIEDLSSLVTSFIMFVVGFQVLIQTVRKIFLREETVVDPLGATVGILSAIVMCGVYFYNKRLAKKLKSSALIAAAKDNLSDAVTSIGTSIAIVAASFNLTIIDYITAIIITFFILKTAYDIFMEATFSLSDGFDERNLKAYEKAILEIPKVTKVKKQRGRSYGSNVYLDIVVEMNPDLSVYESHAITEQIEEVLSKRFSVYDTDVHVEPAAIPEDEIYGNVLHKLSRNEKIILSKIPDYENLLAPDFYLIDENGHHHTREEVIANQQPLLNNFDSFKMTSVSQKTKLISYELGGNFHTSIWRRNETWFMIYHQVTTIKDEK, from the coding sequence ATGACTACGTATGAAAATTTAAGAGCAGCCAGACGAGGTCCTATTGTCAGCATTGCTGCCTACGTTCTTCTTACCATTGCAAAGCTTCTAGCTGGACACTTTTTAAACTCTAGCTCTTTGATCGCCGATGGTTTCAATAACTTGTCAGATATTTTGGGGAACGTGGCCCTACTCATTGGATTGCACCTAGCTAGTCAACCAGCTGATGCAGATCATAGGTTTGGTCATTGGAAGATTGAAGACTTATCAAGTCTAGTCACTTCCTTTATCATGTTCGTGGTAGGTTTCCAGGTCCTGATTCAAACTGTCCGAAAGATTTTTCTAAGAGAGGAAACTGTGGTTGATCCACTTGGTGCCACTGTTGGTATCCTGTCTGCTATCGTCATGTGTGGCGTTTACTTTTACAATAAAAGACTTGCTAAAAAGCTAAAATCTAGTGCTTTGATTGCTGCTGCCAAGGACAATCTCTCCGATGCTGTAACTTCTATTGGTACCTCAATCGCTATCGTTGCAGCATCCTTCAACCTTACGATTATTGACTATATTACTGCTATTATCATTACCTTCTTCATCCTAAAGACAGCCTATGATATCTTCATGGAAGCAACCTTTAGTTTGTCAGACGGTTTCGACGAGAGAAATCTCAAGGCCTATGAAAAAGCCATTCTTGAGATTCCAAAAGTCACTAAGGTTAAGAAACAACGTGGCCGTTCTTATGGTAGCAACGTCTATCTTGATATTGTGGTTGAGATGAATCCTGACCTCTCTGTTTACGAGAGTCATGCCATCACTGAACAAATTGAAGAGGTCCTCAGCAAGCGTTTCTCTGTCTATGACACTGATGTCCACGTAGAGCCCGCTGCTATTCCCGAAGACGAAATTTATGGCAATGTCCTTCACAAACTCTCTCGCAATGAAAAGATTATTCTGTCAAAAATTCCTGACTATGAAAATCTCTTGGCACCTGACTTCTACTTAATCGATGAAAATGGTCATCATCATACTCGTGAAGAAGTCATTGCTAATCAACAACCACTTCTCAATAACTTTGACAGCTTCAAGATGACATCTGTTAGTCAAAAAACGAAATTAATTAGTTATGAGTTGGGAGGAAATTTTCACACTAGTATCTGGCGTCGAAATGAAACCTGGTTCATGATTTACCACCAAGTAACAACGATAAAAGACGAAAAGTAA
- a CDS encoding D-alanyl-D-alanine carboxypeptidase has translation MKKKIVAVLLAACLALAPSLSSADELMDITRAAGYTEATEAYRPKSTLLIDGNTGDVLWEENADEVRDPASMSKAMTLYLVFEAMSKGEISEDTVITATPTDQAIADIYEISNNKIVAGVDYTVSELITMTAVPSSNVTTVMLANYLTNNDPDKWLDMMNEKSKELGMTNTKWFNASGAVAVAFKGYYSPQRYDNNQTNQTTARDLAIMTYNFIKKYPEILKYTSKPVVTVKKGTPYEETFETYNYSIPGAKYGIDGVDGLKTGSSPEGAFNYIDTIKRGDQRMIAVIMGSGDWSDQTGEEIRHTFGNALVEKMYKDFSYKKVLSKGEQEIDGKKYNVEKDVYATVKKGKDPKISVKDDHIVIDNGLKTVSPKIKATSVKATKVKGWFDFGSNPKDKKATKATNNGQLPVYFWLLCLIPVGLIYLIYLNEKGRRQKVKERRQARQINK, from the coding sequence GTGAAAAAGAAAATTGTTGCCGTCCTTTTAGCAGCTTGTCTAGCCCTAGCACCGAGTTTGTCTAGTGCAGATGAATTGATGGATATCACACGCGCTGCTGGTTATACTGAAGCCACTGAGGCCTATCGTCCCAAATCAACCCTCTTAATTGATGGCAATACCGGAGATGTCCTCTGGGAAGAAAATGCTGACGAGGTGCGTGACCCTGCTTCTATGTCTAAGGCCATGACACTTTATTTGGTCTTTGAAGCTATGTCTAAAGGAGAAATTTCTGAAGATACTGTTATCACAGCTACTCCAACCGACCAAGCTATTGCCGATATTTACGAAATTTCCAACAACAAGATTGTTGCGGGTGTTGATTACACCGTTTCAGAACTCATCACTATGACGGCGGTACCTTCCTCTAATGTTACAACCGTGATGCTAGCCAACTACTTGACCAATAATGATCCTGATAAATGGCTAGACATGATGAATGAAAAATCTAAAGAACTTGGGATGACCAATACCAAATGGTTTAACGCTTCTGGCGCCGTTGCTGTTGCCTTCAAAGGTTACTACAGTCCTCAACGTTATGATAACAACCAAACCAACCAAACAACTGCGCGTGATTTGGCTATCATGACCTATAACTTCATCAAGAAATACCCAGAAATTCTTAAGTACACAAGCAAACCTGTTGTCACAGTTAAAAAGGGAACACCTTACGAGGAAACCTTCGAAACTTACAACTACTCTATTCCAGGTGCCAAATACGGAATTGATGGGGTTGATGGATTGAAGACAGGATCAAGCCCAGAAGGTGCCTTCAACTATATTGATACCATCAAGCGTGGTGATCAACGTATGATTGCTGTCATCATGGGTTCTGGTGATTGGTCTGACCAAACAGGTGAAGAAATCCGCCATACCTTTGGTAATGCTCTCGTTGAGAAAATGTATAAAGACTTCTCTTACAAGAAAGTTCTTAGCAAGGGTGAACAAGAAATCGACGGTAAAAAATACAATGTCGAAAAAGATGTCTACGCCACAGTCAAAAAAGGCAAAGACCCTAAAATCTCTGTTAAAGATGATCACATTGTCATTGATAATGGTCTGAAGACAGTATCACCTAAGATCAAGGCTACTTCTGTTAAGGCAACTAAAGTTAAGGGATGGTTCGATTTTGGAAGTAACCCAAAAGATAAAAAGGCTACTAAAGCAACAAATAATGGTCAACTCCCAGTTTATTTCTGGTTGCTATGCCTTATCCCAGTTGGTCTCATCTACTTGATTTACCTTAATGAAAAAGGACGTCGTCAAAAAGTCAAAGAACGTCGTCAAGCAAGACAAATCAATAAATAA
- a CDS encoding D-alanyl-D-alanine carboxypeptidase family protein produces the protein MKKKLLGLFMVASLALAPSLSSADQLVDIAQKAGYKEATETYRPKSSLLIDANTGDILWQDNIDEVRDPASMSKAMSLYLVFDALSKGEIKEDTVITAKPTDEAIANIYEISNNKIVSGVKYTVSELITMTAVPSSNAATVMLANYLSDNDPDKWIDRMNEKSKELGMTNTKWYNASGAGAASYKGYYTPKRYDNNHSNQTTARDLSIMAYNLIKHHPEILKYTSQQTVTVKKGTPYEETFENYNYSLPGADYGLKGVDGLKTGSSPRGDYNYISTCKRGNQRVISVILGVGNWEDESSEKIRHAFGNSLIEKMFKDYSYKKVLSKGKQKIDGKKYDVQKDVYATVKKGQEPKISVKDDYVLVDNGLKTVSPKIKASTVKATKTGFFLFSGGQKEKQTSNKQNFIKHFALFCFLLLPLYVVYLIYINEKKRRQKVKERRQARQMNN, from the coding sequence TTGAAAAAGAAATTGTTAGGGCTCTTCATGGTAGCTAGTTTGGCTTTAGCTCCCAGTCTGTCGTCCGCTGACCAACTAGTAGATATAGCACAAAAAGCGGGCTACAAAGAAGCGACTGAAACCTATCGACCTAAATCATCACTTTTGATTGATGCCAATACTGGTGATATCCTTTGGCAAGATAACATTGATGAAGTACGTGATCCCGCTTCCATGAGTAAGGCCATGTCTCTCTACTTGGTTTTTGATGCTTTGTCAAAGGGAGAAATCAAAGAAGATACCGTGATTACAGCCAAGCCAACCGATGAGGCTATTGCTAATATCTACGAAATCTCAAACAACAAGATTGTTTCCGGAGTTAAATACACGGTTTCAGAACTTATCACTATGACAGCTGTTCCCTCTTCTAATGCGGCGACAGTCATGCTTGCCAACTATCTCAGTGATAATGATCCTGACAAGTGGATTGATCGCATGAACGAAAAGTCTAAAGAGCTCGGCATGACAAACACTAAATGGTATAATGCCTCTGGAGCTGGTGCGGCATCTTACAAAGGCTACTACACGCCTAAACGTTATGATAATAACCACTCTAACCAGACGACAGCTCGTGATTTGTCTATCATGGCTTATAACCTTATCAAACATCACCCTGAAATCCTCAAATACACTAGCCAACAGACAGTAACTGTTAAAAAAGGAACACCATACGAGGAAACCTTTGAAAATTACAACTACTCCTTGCCTGGTGCTGATTATGGCCTCAAAGGAGTCGATGGCTTAAAAACAGGCTCAAGTCCTCGTGGAGACTACAACTACATCTCCACATGTAAGCGTGGTAATCAGCGTGTCATTTCAGTTATCCTAGGCGTTGGAAATTGGGAAGACGAAAGTAGCGAAAAAATCCGCCATGCCTTCGGTAACTCCCTCATTGAGAAAATGTTTAAAGACTACTCCTACAAGAAAGTCCTAAGCAAGGGCAAACAAAAGATTGATGGTAAAAAATACGATGTCCAAAAAGATGTCTATGCCACAGTCAAAAAAGGACAAGAGCCTAAGATTAGTGTTAAGGATGATTATGTCCTTGTCGATAATGGCTTAAAAACAGTGTCACCTAAGATTAAAGCAAGTACTGTCAAGGCAACTAAAACTGGCTTCTTTCTCTTTTCAGGAGGTCAAAAAGAGAAACAAACAAGCAATAAGCAAAACTTTATCAAACATTTTGCCTTGTTCTGCTTCCTCTTATTACCGCTTTATGTTGTCTACTTGATTTATATCAATGAGAAAAAACGTCGTCAAAAAGTCAAAGAACGCCGTCAAGCTCGACAAATGAATAACTAA
- a CDS encoding patatin family protein: MKVGLVLEGGGMRGLYTAGVLDAFLEAGIKVDGVVSVSAGALFGVNYLSNQPKRALRYNKRFMGDRRYMSFWSWLTTGNFVNKEFSYYKVPMELDVFDQEAFADSGVPFYVVTTDIETGKPDYIKIDHVFEQMEALRASSALPLVSEIVEYKGKRYMDGGLSDSLPIDFMENLGFDKLIVVLTRPKGYRKEPSKTSKRIYKLFYCKYPEFVDVASNRHIHYNKSIEKIEALEKTGNLYAIRPAHALEVGRLEKDPEKFEAIYQEGLEQMRNEMSHLKTFLGDN, encoded by the coding sequence ATGAAGGTAGGCTTAGTCCTTGAAGGCGGAGGCATGCGTGGCTTATACACTGCTGGTGTTTTAGATGCTTTTTTAGAAGCTGGAATCAAAGTAGACGGCGTTGTATCAGTATCAGCTGGAGCGCTTTTTGGTGTTAATTACCTTTCTAACCAGCCCAAAAGAGCCCTTCGCTACAACAAACGATTCATGGGAGACCGTCGCTACATGAGTTTCTGGTCATGGCTGACGACCGGTAACTTCGTTAATAAGGAGTTCTCCTATTATAAGGTTCCAATGGAGTTAGACGTTTTTGATCAGGAGGCCTTTGCTGATTCGGGCGTTCCCTTCTATGTGGTTACTACAGATATTGAGACCGGCAAACCAGACTATATCAAGATTGACCATGTCTTTGAGCAGATGGAAGCTCTTCGTGCAAGTTCCGCCCTACCTTTGGTTTCTGAAATTGTCGAGTACAAGGGTAAACGCTACATGGATGGTGGACTGTCTGATAGTCTTCCCATTGATTTTATGGAAAATTTGGGCTTTGACAAACTCATTGTCGTTCTGACGCGTCCTAAGGGCTACCGTAAAGAGCCATCTAAAACGAGTAAGCGGATCTACAAGCTCTTTTACTGCAAATATCCTGAATTCGTTGATGTGGCATCAAATCGCCATATCCACTACAATAAGAGTATTGAAAAGATTGAGGCTTTGGAAAAAACTGGCAATCTTTATGCCATTCGTCCAGCGCATGCGCTTGAAGTTGGTCGATTGGAGAAGGATCCTGAAAAGTTTGAGGCCATCTATCAAGAGGGTTTGGAACAAATGCGAAATGAGATGTCTCATCTCAAAACATTTCTTGGAGACAACTAA
- a CDS encoding SGNH/GDSL hydrolase family protein, translating to MIETTRPELVAYQEERLAKFVNENQKLDKGQIVFAGDSITEFFALKKYLGRDFPLINRGIAGTDSVWLLEHLKEQVLDLEPSKLVLLIGINDIGRGYPIRDIVNRISDIIMTVRQESLLTEVYLLSVFPVSEKSQYASKVKIRNNATVRELNQQLAVLPGVTYVDLYDYLTDAQEQLNDTYTTDGLHLSPQGYQVLAEPIKKEILE from the coding sequence ATGATTGAAACAACTAGGCCCGAGCTTGTGGCCTATCAAGAAGAGCGTTTAGCCAAATTTGTGAATGAAAATCAGAAGTTAGACAAAGGCCAAATTGTTTTTGCAGGGGACTCCATCACGGAGTTTTTTGCGTTGAAAAAATATTTGGGTCGAGATTTTCCCTTGATAAACCGTGGGATTGCAGGAACAGACTCAGTTTGGCTTTTAGAACACCTTAAAGAGCAAGTTTTAGATTTGGAACCCAGTAAATTGGTACTCTTGATTGGTATTAACGACATCGGAAGGGGTTACCCCATTCGAGATATTGTCAATCGTATTTCCGATATTATCATGACAGTTCGTCAGGAATCTCTCCTTACTGAGGTCTATTTGCTGAGTGTTTTTCCAGTTAGTGAAAAATCACAATATGCTTCTAAGGTTAAGATTCGAAATAATGCAACTGTCCGTGAACTGAATCAACAATTAGCTGTTCTACCTGGTGTGACCTATGTTGATCTTTATGATTACCTGACAGATGCCCAAGAACAGTTAAATGACACTTACACAACGGATGGTTTACACTTGAGTCCACAAGGTTATCAAGTCCTAGCAGAACCAATCAAGAAGGAGATTTTAGAATGA
- a CDS encoding ABC1 kinase family protein yields MASKRLRHVLKVFSSVGLLSYREKHLPQDQQTTPVKLRQAFEQLGPSFVKIGQILSTRSDLLPEAYIRELSKLQSSVPPLNKEEVMTAIRRELPSGLSDSFLDFSEEPLASGSVAQTHRARLLSGQEVIVKIQRPGIDEVVKEDIQLLIKLARHIPKHFIPMVDVQEVLENLRETLIKELDFRNEAEAMKRFKANNRAVACLGVPKVYDTFTTPHLIVEEYIDGIPLNDYSQLLEAGYDLEDVGKKLMLSFIKQVFKDGYFHGDPHPGNLLVRDGKICFIDFGIMGELEVGMRASLNDILYSFTAQDVDGMTKAILSVTQFDNALNRAVLSQDVEQMLGRYSGVDLGSLSMTDLLEDLLAIFQKNHLKASSQITILEKASLQIEGIFRELAPNMDLMTLAKDYFLENMGPDMLKQALNKESILIELFYLIRNGKNIPRRLHQLLEQILNGRIVVNHDFINFSGRIKVFEKVLNNLVLALLTLGFLLSGALLANKSGFENLAWLFLGLGTFLALITVVRIIFKKKG; encoded by the coding sequence ATGGCAAGTAAACGATTGAGACATGTGTTGAAGGTTTTCTCGTCAGTTGGTCTCCTTTCTTATCGTGAAAAACACCTTCCTCAAGACCAACAGACAACACCTGTCAAGCTACGCCAAGCCTTTGAGCAATTGGGACCTAGTTTTGTTAAAATTGGTCAAATCCTATCCACACGCTCTGACCTTTTGCCAGAGGCCTATATCAGAGAATTATCAAAACTCCAGAGCTCAGTTCCTCCCTTGAATAAAGAGGAAGTCATGACTGCCATTAGGCGAGAATTACCCAGTGGGCTTTCTGACAGTTTCCTTGATTTCTCGGAAGAGCCCTTGGCTTCTGGTTCTGTAGCTCAGACCCATAGGGCTAGATTGTTGTCTGGTCAGGAAGTGATTGTAAAAATTCAGCGACCTGGTATTGATGAGGTCGTTAAGGAAGATATTCAGCTTCTCATTAAGCTTGCACGCCATATTCCAAAGCACTTTATACCTATGGTCGATGTTCAGGAGGTTTTGGAAAATCTGCGAGAAACCCTAATTAAGGAACTTGATTTCAGAAATGAAGCAGAGGCCATGAAGCGTTTTAAGGCAAATAACAGGGCTGTTGCTTGTCTAGGTGTCCCAAAGGTTTATGATACCTTCACGACGCCACACCTCATAGTCGAAGAGTACATCGATGGGATTCCACTTAATGACTACAGTCAACTGCTTGAGGCTGGCTATGACCTGGAAGACGTGGGTAAGAAACTAATGTTGTCATTTATCAAGCAGGTTTTCAAAGACGGCTATTTTCATGGTGATCCTCATCCTGGAAATCTCTTGGTACGTGATGGCAAGATTTGTTTCATTGACTTTGGCATTATGGGTGAGTTGGAAGTGGGGATGCGTGCGTCCTTAAATGACATCCTATATAGTTTTACTGCTCAGGATGTTGACGGCATGACTAAGGCTATCTTGTCAGTTACCCAGTTTGATAATGCTCTAAACCGTGCGGTTCTAAGTCAGGATGTCGAGCAGATGCTGGGTCGTTATTCTGGTGTTGACTTGGGAAGTCTATCCATGACAGATTTGCTAGAGGATCTACTGGCTATTTTCCAGAAGAATCATCTTAAGGCTTCCTCTCAAATTACCATTTTGGAGAAGGCTTCGCTTCAAATTGAAGGTATTTTCCGAGAGTTAGCCCCAAATATGGATTTGATGACTCTGGCCAAGGATTATTTCCTAGAAAATATGGGCCCTGACATGCTTAAGCAGGCCCTGAATAAAGAGAGTATCTTGATTGAACTCTTTTATCTGATTCGCAATGGAAAAAATATTCCGCGTCGCCTGCATCAGCTCTTGGAGCAGATTTTAAACGGACGAATTGTGGTAAACCATGATTTTATCAACTTTTCAGGTCGAATTAAAGTCTTTGAGAAAGTTTTAAATAATCTGGTTTTAGCCTTGCTGACATTGGGATTTCTACTTTCCGGTGCCCTTTTGGCCAATAAATCAGGTTTTGAAAATCTTGCCTGGCTATTTCTTGGACTTGGAACTTTTCTAGCTTTAATCACGGTAGTGCGTATAATATTTAAGAAAAAAGGATGA
- a CDS encoding phasin family protein — protein sequence MNDLKKVLLAGIGLTAMTVDKADSFVKELVEKGRLTVEEGKELEQELKRQSKEEAQEFLNKLDAKKSSVEYATKDDVKRLEEKLDALLSQNK from the coding sequence ATGAATGATTTGAAAAAAGTTCTCTTGGCTGGAATCGGATTGACTGCTATGACAGTAGATAAAGCTGATAGTTTTGTCAAAGAGTTGGTTGAAAAGGGGCGCTTGACTGTTGAAGAAGGTAAGGAACTAGAACAAGAGCTCAAACGTCAAAGTAAGGAAGAAGCTCAAGAATTTTTGAATAAACTTGATGCTAAGAAATCTTCAGTTGAGTATGCGACTAAGGATGACGTGAAACGTCTTGAAGAAAAACTTGACGCTTTGCTCAGTCAAAATAAATAA
- a CDS encoding glycoside hydrolase family 1 protein: MTYTFPKEFLWGGATAANQFEGAYNLDGKGLSVQDVTPKGGVPLEPGSLNPLITDHPTPDNLKLEGIDFYHRYKEDIALFAEMGFKVFRMSIAWSRIFPNGDDAEPNEAGLDFYDKVFDELAKYGIEPLVTLSHYETPLNLAREYNGWTNRKLIGFYENYVRTVFTRYKDKVKYWLTFNEVNSVLHAPFMSGGIATPMEELSKQDLYQAVHHELVASASATKIGHDINPDFKIGCMVLAMPAYGMTANPLDQLAVHEFENQNYLFSDIHARGKYPNYIKRYFKDNGIEIQFSPEDEEILKNTVDFISFSYYMSVATAYNPEDYTIGKGNIMGGVENPYLEKSEWGWAIDPIGLRLVLNDFYDRYQLPLFIVENGLGAKDVLVDGPDGPTVEDDYRIDYLQKHLIQVGEALQDGVELWGYTTWGPIDLVSASTAELSKRYGFIYVDRNDDGSGSLARYKKKSLAWYKSVIESNGEALYK; this comes from the coding sequence ATGACTTATACATTTCCAAAAGAATTTCTCTGGGGTGGTGCAACAGCTGCCAACCAATTTGAAGGTGCTTATAACTTAGATGGCAAAGGATTGTCTGTGCAGGATGTGACGCCAAAGGGCGGTGTTCCACTTGAACCTGGGTCTTTGAATCCTTTGATCACAGACCACCCAACACCAGATAATCTAAAGCTAGAAGGTATAGATTTCTATCACCGTTATAAAGAGGACATAGCACTTTTTGCAGAGATGGGCTTCAAGGTCTTTCGTATGTCAATTGCATGGTCTCGTATTTTCCCAAATGGTGATGATGCTGAGCCAAATGAAGCTGGTCTAGACTTCTATGATAAAGTCTTTGATGAATTGGCTAAGTATGGCATTGAACCGCTTGTAACCTTGTCTCACTATGAAACACCTCTAAACTTAGCACGTGAATACAATGGATGGACAAATCGTAAATTGATTGGTTTTTATGAAAACTATGTCCGTACAGTCTTCACACGCTATAAAGATAAGGTCAAATATTGGTTGACCTTTAATGAAGTGAACTCTGTTCTACATGCACCTTTCATGTCAGGTGGTATTGCGACACCTATGGAAGAGCTCTCTAAACAGGATCTTTACCAAGCAGTCCACCATGAATTAGTCGCATCAGCTTCAGCAACCAAGATCGGACATGACATCAACCCTGATTTTAAGATTGGTTGTATGGTTCTTGCCATGCCTGCCTATGGTATGACAGCTAATCCTTTGGATCAGTTGGCTGTTCACGAGTTTGAAAATCAAAACTATCTCTTCTCAGATATCCATGCGCGTGGGAAATATCCAAACTATATTAAACGCTATTTTAAAGATAATGGTATTGAAATACAATTCTCTCCTGAAGATGAAGAAATCTTGAAAAATACTGTTGATTTCATTTCATTCTCTTATTATATGTCTGTGGCAACCGCATATAATCCAGAAGACTATACGATTGGTAAAGGAAATATTATGGGTGGTGTTGAAAATCCCTACCTTGAGAAATCTGAGTGGGGTTGGGCTATCGATCCAATCGGTCTTCGTTTAGTTTTGAATGACTTCTATGATCGTTATCAATTGCCATTGTTTATCGTCGAAAATGGTTTGGGTGCTAAGGATGTCCTTGTTGATGGTCCTGATGGTCCAACAGTTGAAGATGATTATCGTATTGATTACCTTCAAAAACACTTGATTCAAGTAGGTGAAGCTCTTCAAGATGGTGTGGAGCTTTGGGGCTATACGACTTGGGGACCAATTGATTTGGTCTCAGCTTCAACGGCTGAACTCAGTAAGCGTTATGGCTTCATCTACGTTGATCGTAATGATGATGGTAGTGGTAGCTTGGCTCGTTATAAGAAAAAATCATTAGCTTGGTATAAGTCTGTTATCGAAAGTAATGGTGAAGCTCTTTACAAATAG
- a CDS encoding AI-2E family transporter → MKFTKNQFIWLAVLFFSCFLIYTYWETVVSICNTIYIASQPFLVGAGIAFVVNILMSFYEKLLVKFIPFGFIAKIKRPIALLSALATIGLVFTWVVFTVLPDLIDSINTLISQDRSAINNLINWLLKNKSLQKIIQDLGGVTQVRELINSYSAQLLQQIMNGLTSFLTSLTSLPSTLINLFISIVFSCYVLAGKEKLGNQVNRLVDVYLGRYGKTFHYVVAILNNRFRNFFVYQSIEACILGTLCYIGMRIFDFPYAATISILIGFSAMIPVVGAYIGVTIGTILIMTHSVTLALLFIAYVVILQQFEGNLIYPYVVGGSTGLPGIWVIFAITIGSALGGILGMLVSVPVAATLYQIVKDNVVRREEAKAANTIENND, encoded by the coding sequence ATGAAATTTACAAAAAATCAGTTCATTTGGTTAGCTGTCCTCTTTTTCAGCTGTTTCTTGATTTATACTTACTGGGAAACCGTTGTTTCAATTTGTAACACTATTTACATTGCCAGTCAGCCCTTCCTGGTTGGAGCAGGGATTGCCTTTGTGGTCAATATCCTGATGTCTTTTTATGAGAAGCTACTGGTTAAGTTTATTCCATTTGGTTTTATCGCTAAGATCAAGCGTCCAATTGCTCTGCTCTCTGCATTGGCTACCATTGGTTTGGTCTTTACTTGGGTCGTATTCACTGTTCTTCCCGATTTGATTGACAGTATCAACACCTTGATTAGTCAAGACCGTTCAGCTATTAATAACTTGATTAATTGGCTGCTTAAAAACAAGTCCTTGCAAAAGATTATTCAAGATCTTGGTGGTGTGACACAGGTTAGAGAGCTAATCAATAGCTACAGTGCTCAGTTGCTTCAACAAATCATGAATGGTTTGACAAGCTTCTTGACTTCGTTAACGAGTCTACCATCAACTTTGATTAATCTCTTTATTAGTATCGTCTTTTCTTGCTATGTTTTGGCTGGGAAAGAAAAACTTGGAAATCAGGTCAATCGTTTGGTAGATGTCTATTTAGGACGTTATGGTAAGACTTTCCACTATGTGGTTGCTATTCTCAATAATCGCTTCCGCAATTTCTTTGTTTATCAGTCGATTGAGGCTTGTATCTTGGGAACCTTGTGTTATATTGGGATGCGTATCTTTGATTTTCCATACGCTGCGACTATCTCTATCCTGATTGGTTTTTCAGCTATGATTCCAGTTGTAGGGGCCTATATCGGTGTGACGATTGGTACCATCTTGATTATGACGCACTCTGTGACCTTGGCACTTTTGTTTATTGCCTACGTGGTTATTTTGCAGCAGTTTGAAGGAAATCTCATCTATCCTTATGTGGTTGGTGGCTCTACCGGACTTCCTGGTATTTGGGTTATCTTCGCTATCACCATAGGTTCTGCCTTGGGTGGTATCTTGGGCATGTTGGTTTCTGTGCCAGTAGCCGCTACCCTTTATCAGATTGTTAAAGATAATGTTGTTAGGCGAGAAGAAGCCAAAGCAGCAAATACTATTGAAAATAATGATTAA
- a CDS encoding histidine phosphatase family protein: MTRLYLMRHGQTLFNTLNRIQGWCDSPLTEKGRDQARQVRAYFEKHDMTFDQYYCTTTERASDTIELATGRSDYQRVKGLKEMHFGIFEGQPEYLHPKTSVVGHFGDHYAQFGGESQDQFVARVVASAKEIVDKHPNQSILAVSHAGALMTFLHAVEPERAFESCPGNCAILVFDYDGSSFYFVKLIDPIADQELVEF, encoded by the coding sequence ATGACACGACTCTATTTAATGAGACATGGACAAACACTTTTTAACACACTTAATCGGATTCAAGGTTGGTGTGATTCTCCCTTGACTGAGAAAGGTCGGGACCAAGCTCGTCAGGTCCGTGCTTATTTTGAAAAACATGATATGACCTTTGATCAGTATTATTGCACGACAACCGAAAGAGCTTCTGATACCATTGAATTGGCGACTGGGCGTTCTGATTATCAACGTGTTAAGGGACTTAAAGAAATGCATTTTGGTATCTTTGAGGGTCAGCCAGAGTATCTTCATCCCAAGACATCTGTTGTGGGGCATTTTGGTGACCACTATGCCCAGTTTGGTGGAGAAAGTCAAGATCAGTTCGTTGCGCGTGTGGTTGCGAGTGCTAAGGAGATAGTAGATAAGCATCCTAACCAATCTATTTTAGCTGTTAGTCACGCTGGAGCCTTGATGACTTTTCTTCATGCCGTGGAGCCAGAGAGGGCCTTTGAGTCGTGTCCAGGCAATTGTGCCATCTTAGTTTTTGATTACGATGGATCTAGCTTCTACTTTGTCAAGCTGATTGATCCAATAGCTGATCAAGAGTTGGTGGAATTTTAG